The nucleotide window CAAGCCCCGGTCGCGGCTCCCGCTCCTGTTGCGCCCGCGCAGCCCGCGGCGCCCGCCCCGACTCCGGCGGTCGTCGCCGAATCGCCCAAACCCGCGCCGGCTCCTGCTGCGCCCCAACCGGTTGCGGCGGAGGTGAAGCCGGCCCCGGCGGTCGTCGCCGAAGCGCCCAAGCCTGCACCGGCTCCTGCTGCGCCCCAACCGGTTGCGCCGGCCGCGCCCCCGAAGAACGTGATCCCGTCGCTGGGCGGGAGCGGCATGCGGAACTTGAACCAGGGCCGCCCCGCGAATCTCAGCCCCCAGCGGCCGGCACCGGCGACGCCGCCGGCTCCCGCTGCCCCGGCAGCTACCACTCCGACTACCGTTGCGGCGGCTCCCGCTGCCCCGGTCGCTACCACACCGGCTACCCCGGTGACTCCCGCCGCAGCACCCGCGCCGGTTGCACAACCTGCGCCCGCCGCGGTTGAGGCAAAACCGGCAGTCGCGGCAGAGGCGAAGCCGGTCCCCGCGGCCGAAGCGAAGCCGGCGCCTGCGGCGCCGGCTCGGACCGCCCCGGCGGTGCCGCCCTCGCCCGTCGCTCCGAAGCCTAACGTACCGGCCGCTGCGGCCCACCAGCCGCCGGCCCGTCCGACGCCCCCGCCCGCGCCCCCGGGGCCGCCGAAGAACATCATCCCGACGAACCTCGGCCAGCCGACACGCCCGGGCGTTCTGGACCGCAAGCCGGCCCCGCCGCCGCCGAAACACATCGCCCCGTCTCGCACGTCGGTGGGCCAGGCGCCGCCGCCGAGCGGCCAGCGGCCGCCGTCCGGGGCCACCGGCGCACCCGGCCCGCGTCCCTCCGGTCCTGGTGGTGCTGGCGGTCCGGGCGGTCCCGGATCGCCGCGCACGGGAGCGGGACAAGGCGGGCCAGGGGCTCAGAACCGCTCCGGTCCCGGTGGTCCGGCCAAGCCGGGCGGCCCCGGGCAGTCGGTGAAGCTCACCCCGGAGATGATCGAGCGGCTCCGCGCGGCCAGCGCCCGCGGGCAGCGGCTGTCGATCAACGAGGTTGCCAAGACCCCGTCCGCCCCGGCGCCTGGCGCGCCCGGTCGGCCCGGTGAACCGAACCGCCCGGGCGGCCCCGCCCGCACCGGCGGCGCACCGACCCCAGGCGCCCCGCGCCCGGTCGGTGGTGACGAAGAAGAAGACGAAAAGAAGAAGACCGGCGTCATCGGCCGCGACTCCCGGCACAAGGGCCGCACCGGCGGCGGCGACCGGGGGCGCTCGTCCGGCGGCCCCCGCGTGGACCGCGGGTCGGTCGTGCTCGGGCCGGGCGGCGTCGAGATCGTGGAGCAGCAGTGGGGCTCCCGCCGCGGGCCGCGGGCCGCGCTCATGCGCAAGGCCATGCGCGGCAAGGTCGCGCCGGTCAAGAAGGAAGGCAAGATCGAGATCACGCTGCCCATCACCGTGCGTAGCCTTTCCGAGGCGACGGGGGTGAAGGCGGGCGAGCTCATCAAGCGCCTCATGAAGGAGACCAACCAGCTCTACGGCAACAACTCGCCGGTGGAGTTCGACACGGCGGCGATGATCGCCGTCGACAACAACATCGAGCTGGTGGTCAAGCGGCAGAAGACGGCCGAAGAGGAGCTGATCGAAGAGTTCGAGCAGATGATGGAGAACGTGGACCCCGAGAAGCTGCGCCCGCGGCCCCCGGTGGTCACCATCATGGGTCACGTCGACCACGGCAAGACGTCGCTGCTCGACAAGATCCGGAAGTCGAACGTCGCGGCCGGCGAGGTGGGCGGGATCACGCAGGTGATCCGCGCGTGGTCGGTCACCCACAAGGTGCTCAACCCCGACGACCCGAACGAGGAGCTGCTCGAGAAGCAGATCACGTTCCTCGACACGCCCGGCCACGAGGCGTTCACCAAGATGCGCGCCCGCGGGGCCAACGTCACCGACATCGCGGTCATCGTGGTGGCGGCCACCGACGGCGTGATGCCGCAGACCGAAGAGGCGGTCAACCACGCCAAGGCCGCGGACGTGCGCATCATCGTGGCGATCAACAAGGTCGACGCGCCGAACGCGAACGTCGAGCGCACCAAGCGGCAGCTCTACAACCTGAACCTGCTGCCGGACAACATGGGCGGCGACATCCAGTTCGTCGAGACCAGCGCCCTCACCGGCCAGGGCATCGACGACCTGCTCACCGCGATCTCGCTCGAAGCGGAGTTCAACCTCGCGGACGACCTGAAGGCCGACCCGGACCGCCCGGCGTTCGGCACCTGCCTCGAAGGGTACATGACCGCCGGCGAGGGCGTGAACGCGACCGTGCTGGTGCAGCAGGGCACCCTCCGCCCGGGCGACATCGTGCTGTGCGGTGCGAACTACGGCCGCGTCCGCACGATGTACAACGACCACGGCGTCGCGATCGAGGAGGCCGGCCCCAGCACCCCCGTTCGCATCACCGGCCTGGGCGGCGTGCCCAACGCCGACGACCCGTTCTACGCGGTGGACGAGCTCACGACCGCGGCGAAGATCGCCGAGGCCCGTGAGAAGAAGGACCGCGAGGCGTCGCTCAACCGGTTCCAGGCGGTCAAGGACCTGGACTCGCTGACCGCGGCCAAGAGCAAGCTGAAGGTCACGGAGCTGAAGATCATCCTCAAGGCCGAGGCCCGCGGCTCGGTGGAGGCGATCAAGAAGGAGCTGGAGAAGCTCACGCACGAGGAGGTGACCACCCGGGTGCTGCACGCCGGCATCGGGGCCATCACCGAGTCGGACGTCCAGCTCGCCCGCATCAGCCCCGACGACACGCTCGTCATCGGGTTCAACGTGACCGCCGACGACGCCGCCCTGCGGCTCGCCGACGAGCAGGGCGTCAGCCTCCGCGAGTACCAGATCATCTACAACCTCGTGGACGACGTGAAGGCGGCGATGGAAGGCCGTCTCAAGCCGATCGAGGAGGTGGTTCACCTGGGCCGCGCGGTGGTCCGCCAGACCTTCAAGGTGGGCAAGGTGGGCACCATCGCCGGGTGCTACGTCACCAGCGGTGTCCTCGAACGGTCCGCCCGGGTGCGGATCATCCGCAGCGGCGTCGTGGTGTTCCCGCCCGCCGAAAAGGTGGTCGGCCTCGACAGCCTCAAGCGGTTCAAGGACGACGCCAAGGAGGTCCGCGAGGGCTTCGAGTGCGGTCTGAAGGTTTCCAACTTCGACGACATCCGTGTCGACGACGTGATCGAGGCGTTCAAGATCGAGGTTCGTGCCCGTACCCTGTAACCGATTCGGAGTGCGGCGTTCGGAACGCGGAATCGAAGACCAAAAGACGTAACGGCTTTGTTGTCTTCGATTCCGCGTTCCGAACGCCGCACTGCGGATTACCAAATGATGGTCATCGGCTCGTTATCAGTCCGGCTGCTCGTGCGCGAGAGCCGGACCTTGAAGGACAAACGACAGGTCGTGCGCAGCGTCCTCGACCGAATGCGGGCGGCGTTCAACGTCTCCGCGGCGGAGGTGGACACGCACGACGACGTAAAATTGGTTACGCTCGCGTTCGCCGCGGTGGGGTTCGAGACCGCCGCAGTTCAAAGCGCGTTGCAGAAGATCGCTGACGCCCTGCGCGTCCACCCGGTCGCGGAATACCTCGGCAGCGAGGTCACGGTGGGGTCGGAAGTGGTTTAGCCGCGAGGTTGCCGTGACCCGACCGTGCCCGTTTTGCCGCGCCCAACTCGTGACCGTGGGCAGCGGATACTGTCCGAACTGCGCTCGGCTTGATGTCGCTCGCTCGTGGAGAAAGTGGCACGGTCCTGCGTACTTGGTATCGGCATCCTTGTGGTTGCTGAGTTTGGTATTCTGGCTGTTACTCTACTTCGATCTGTTCAGCCAGGACGGTCAGAGCCGGATTGATATGTCGGGCTGTGTCGCGGTTCTTTCCGGTGTCAATTTGCTGCTTTTTATCAAAAAATTCCGCGACTGGCACGCAGGATTGAATTCATCTGCCACGAGGTCTGAACAACCCGAATGAAATCGCACCGGTTAGCACGCGTGTCGGAGGTGGTCCGCGAGACGGCGGCCAACGCCATCCTGTTCGAGATCAAAGACCCGCGGGTCAAGAACGTGACGGTCACGCGCGCGGAGGTGTCGGCCGACCTTCAGCACGCGAAGGTGTTCGTCTCGGTGATGGGGAGCGAGAAGGAGCAGTCGCTGACCATGCACGGGCTGAAGAGCGCCGCGGCCTACGTGCAGACGAAGATCGCCGACCGGCTCACGTCGCGGTACGTCCCCCACGTCACGTTCATCCTGGACGAGGGGGTGAAGAAGAGCATCGAGATCGCCCGGATTATCCGCGAGGAGAACGAGCGGCTCGAAGCCGATCGCGGCGCGGCCCAGACGCCCCCTGAAGGGGAGCCGGGGGGCGACTCGCCCGAGAGCGATCCCGAATCGACGGACGAAGCCGAGCACGGACAAACGACCGAAGCCGCCGAAGGAACGACGGACCGCCCGAAACCGTAGCCGCGGCGCGGGCCGCGCCCGCTTCGCAGCAGTCCCCACGGGCGAACGCCAACGGAACCGGAGTCCCACCGCATGCCGGCCATCACGAACAAGCAGCAGCTCCTGACGCAGGCGCAGGCGGCCCTCAAGAAGAGGTACCCGCTCCCCACCCCCGAGCCGCGCGAGCCGCGCCTGTTGCTCGATGAACTCATCTTCGCCATCTGCCGAGAAGGCAGCACCACCGAGGACGCGGAAGAGGCCTACGCGCGCATCCGGAAGGTCTTCGTGGACTGGAACGAGATCCGCGTCAGCACGGTTCAGGAGGTCGCCGACGCGCTGCGGCCGCTGCCCAACCCGGGGCCGCGCGCGGGGTGGATCATCGGCGTGCTGCACGCCGTGTTCGAGATGAACTACTCCTACGACCTCGGCGACATGGAGAAGAAGGGGCTCAAGAACGCGGCCAAGCAGATCTCCCGCTACTTCAACGCCAAGGACCTCGAAACGAAGGGGCTCAAGCAGGCCGCGAAGCAGATCGAGCGGTTCAAGCGGGTGAACGACTTCGCGGTGGCGTGGGTGGTCCAGCGGTCCCTCGGCGGGCACGCGATCCCCCTGGACGGCCCGACCTTTCGCGTGCTCCGGCGGCTCAATGTGGTCGAGGAGGCCGAGGCCGAGGACATGGAGTCGCTCCGCGGCGGCATCGAGCACGTGATCCCGAAGGCGCGTGGCGAGGAGTTCACGGAGCTGATGAGTATCCACGCCAAGGAGACCTGCATCGAGAAGACCCCGCTGTGCGGCCAGTGTGTGCTCAAGGGCGAGTGCCCCACCGGGATCGAACTCTTGTCGAAGAAGTCCGACAAAGACAAAGAGAAGGCCGAGCCGAAGCCGAAGAAGTCGCGCTGAGCCCGTTTTCTAACGAACCGGGGGCTCATGCCCCCGTCCGCCGACACGTCACGTTTTGCCGCTCCTTTTCTCCACTTCTCCCAATCTAACTGGCGCAAGCTCGGGTCATGGCCTCGTCTGCCCGATGAGGACGGGCCGCACAAATTGCTCAACCCGCACGGCCCTCATGGCCGATCAAGCCTGTTGCCAGCCGCCTAATCCGTCGAGGCTCTATGACGTCCGCGCCGCTCGATCGGCTCGTGGGATCGCTCGCGGGGACCGGAATGACCCGGTTCTTCCGCCGCATGTTCGACGACTACCCCGACCTCCTGATGAAGGACCTGACGGTCGAGGCCGTGAACCCCGACCGCACGATCAAGCTCGGCGGGCGGTGGGTCACCAACTTCGGTTCCGACAGTTTTCTGGGCCTGGACCAAGACCTGCGCGTGTGTGCCGCGCTCGAACGGGGCGTGCGGACGTGGGGCACGCACAACGGCACTTCGCGCGCCTTCTCCAGCGCCGAACCGAACGTTCGTGCCGAGCGTAAACTCGCCGAGTGGCTCGGCACGGAAGCGGCGCTCATCTACCCGTCCGTCACACTCGCGAACGTGGGGGCGCTGCCGGCGCTCGTCACGCGGCAGGACGTGTTGGTCGCGGACCAGTTCGCGCACAACTCCATTGACGAGGGATTGAAGCTCGCAAAGGCTCGCGGGGTGCGGACGGCGAAGTTCGAGCACAACTCGCCCGCGGCGCTTGAAGAAACGCTCCGGGGCTTGCAGCCGTTCCGGCACGCGGTGGTAGCAGTGGACGGCGTGTACAGCATGAGCGGCGAACTCCCGCCGCTTCAGGAGTTCGACCGCATTTGCCGGGCGCACAACGCGTGCTTGTACGTGGACGACGCGCACGCGAGCGGGGTGCTCGGCGAGCACGGTCGCGGTACGGTGCTGGCCTCGCTCGGGCACTACGACAACGTGCTGACGGTGGGCTCACTGTCGAAGGGCTTCTCCTGTCTGGGCGGGTTCGTCGCCGGTTCACAAGCGGCTGTTGACGTGCTCAAACTACGCTCGAACTCGTTGATTTTCGGTGGCCCGGTGCCGCCGCCGTATCTCGAAGCGGTTTGCGCCGTCGTCGACATTCTGATGTCGCCCGAATATCCGGCGCTACGGGCCAGACTCGACGCGAACGTGCGCAAGCTCGCCCAGGGTGCCGCGCGAAGAGGGTTCACCGTACTGGGCGGGTTGGTGCCGATCGTGTCGGTGCTGATCGGCGGCGAGGAGGCGACCCTGAAGGCCGGGCGGTTCCTGTACGAACAGGGCTATTACGCACAGTCCGTCGTGTTCCCGGCGGTGCCGCACGGGCACGGGGTGTTGCGGATGCAGGTCAACGCGAACCACACACCGGCACAGGTCGATGGGCTGCTCGACGCACTCACCGCCCTGGCAGCCGGGACCGCAGTTCCCGAACCGGCGACCGCGGCTGCGGCATGATTTCCCCGTGCTTGTAGGGTCAGACTGGTATCAGACGAGGAGCCAAGGAGTGCTACGCGCAACCGAATGATGCACTGGCTCTATCTGATCCTCGCGGGCTGCTGCG belongs to Gemmata obscuriglobus and includes:
- the rbfA gene encoding 30S ribosome-binding factor RbfA; the protein is MKSHRLARVSEVVRETAANAILFEIKDPRVKNVTVTRAEVSADLQHAKVFVSVMGSEKEQSLTMHGLKSAAAYVQTKIADRLTSRYVPHVTFILDEGVKKSIEIARIIREENERLEADRGAAQTPPEGEPGGDSPESDPESTDEAEHGQTTEAAEGTTDRPKP
- a CDS encoding endonuclease III domain-containing protein, encoding MPAITNKQQLLTQAQAALKKRYPLPTPEPREPRLLLDELIFAICREGSTTEDAEEAYARIRKVFVDWNEIRVSTVQEVADALRPLPNPGPRAGWIIGVLHAVFEMNYSYDLGDMEKKGLKNAAKQISRYFNAKDLETKGLKQAAKQIERFKRVNDFAVAWVVQRSLGGHAIPLDGPTFRVLRRLNVVEEAEAEDMESLRGGIEHVIPKARGEEFTELMSIHAKETCIEKTPLCGQCVLKGECPTGIELLSKKSDKDKEKAEPKPKKSR
- a CDS encoding aminotransferase class I/II-fold pyridoxal phosphate-dependent enzyme codes for the protein MTSAPLDRLVGSLAGTGMTRFFRRMFDDYPDLLMKDLTVEAVNPDRTIKLGGRWVTNFGSDSFLGLDQDLRVCAALERGVRTWGTHNGTSRAFSSAEPNVRAERKLAEWLGTEAALIYPSVTLANVGALPALVTRQDVLVADQFAHNSIDEGLKLAKARGVRTAKFEHNSPAALEETLRGLQPFRHAVVAVDGVYSMSGELPPLQEFDRICRAHNACLYVDDAHASGVLGEHGRGTVLASLGHYDNVLTVGSLSKGFSCLGGFVAGSQAAVDVLKLRSNSLIFGGPVPPPYLEAVCAVVDILMSPEYPALRARLDANVRKLAQGAARRGFTVLGGLVPIVSVLIGGEEATLKAGRFLYEQGYYAQSVVFPAVPHGHGVLRMQVNANHTPAQVDGLLDALTALAAGTAVPEPATAAAA
- a CDS encoding DUF503 domain-containing protein translates to MMVIGSLSVRLLVRESRTLKDKRQVVRSVLDRMRAAFNVSAAEVDTHDDVKLVTLAFAAVGFETAAVQSALQKIADALRVHPVAEYLGSEVTVGSEVV
- the infB gene encoding translation initiation factor IF-2; this encodes MSNPTSKDTKDKKVRVFNLAKELNVESKVLLDYCKELGFADIKNQLNGLEPEQADALKERVKKGPKSGPAPAPAPNAPPKNVIPPLAKPIPAIPKPLPKPAVKPAEPPAPAVQAPVAAPAPVAPAQPAAPAPTPAVVAESPKPAPAPAAPQPVAAEVKPAPAVVAEAPKPAPAPAAPQPVAPAAPPKNVIPSLGGSGMRNLNQGRPANLSPQRPAPATPPAPAAPAATTPTTVAAAPAAPVATTPATPVTPAAAPAPVAQPAPAAVEAKPAVAAEAKPVPAAEAKPAPAAPARTAPAVPPSPVAPKPNVPAAAAHQPPARPTPPPAPPGPPKNIIPTNLGQPTRPGVLDRKPAPPPPKHIAPSRTSVGQAPPPSGQRPPSGATGAPGPRPSGPGGAGGPGGPGSPRTGAGQGGPGAQNRSGPGGPAKPGGPGQSVKLTPEMIERLRAASARGQRLSINEVAKTPSAPAPGAPGRPGEPNRPGGPARTGGAPTPGAPRPVGGDEEEDEKKKTGVIGRDSRHKGRTGGGDRGRSSGGPRVDRGSVVLGPGGVEIVEQQWGSRRGPRAALMRKAMRGKVAPVKKEGKIEITLPITVRSLSEATGVKAGELIKRLMKETNQLYGNNSPVEFDTAAMIAVDNNIELVVKRQKTAEEELIEEFEQMMENVDPEKLRPRPPVVTIMGHVDHGKTSLLDKIRKSNVAAGEVGGITQVIRAWSVTHKVLNPDDPNEELLEKQITFLDTPGHEAFTKMRARGANVTDIAVIVVAATDGVMPQTEEAVNHAKAADVRIIVAINKVDAPNANVERTKRQLYNLNLLPDNMGGDIQFVETSALTGQGIDDLLTAISLEAEFNLADDLKADPDRPAFGTCLEGYMTAGEGVNATVLVQQGTLRPGDIVLCGANYGRVRTMYNDHGVAIEEAGPSTPVRITGLGGVPNADDPFYAVDELTTAAKIAEAREKKDREASLNRFQAVKDLDSLTAAKSKLKVTELKIILKAEARGSVEAIKKELEKLTHEEVTTRVLHAGIGAITESDVQLARISPDDTLVIGFNVTADDAALRLADEQGVSLREYQIIYNLVDDVKAAMEGRLKPIEEVVHLGRAVVRQTFKVGKVGTIAGCYVTSGVLERSARVRIIRSGVVVFPPAEKVVGLDSLKRFKDDAKEVREGFECGLKVSNFDDIRVDDVIEAFKIEVRARTL